The Janthinobacterium lividum genome has a window encoding:
- a CDS encoding decarboxylase: MDMTAIGVVVVTRRREFFETGLSVLNDVRGEVFQHVEIDADIDYAPAQSVSNPVYLEACDKAVRFLAARQERLAIKVIQADSLEAAFDKITASPTQGGFQICMLFIDYADPLYDGISPQEIDEQLASFHARLQEAAVPAFCSSFSTAVFTSPHENRIRYQPMEYIECILPSERAVLQTELLCLWMDFLELSYVNRRAKTDTRGPRRNTLACFLTGFLSGRACSDWLGFYFTGSLVSNLINYFEVEANRLGALVLRGPSEHSLACGAMANWQLYKKPFAVIVTSGMIDEFRGTLANLREARAKGFIVCAENRASQWFAFQGTISSEEDTRAVLQARGIPYVYMEDVDNIAEDLRRAVALYDAGQGPVVLLATQAVLDAGDELDPALFAPAVNECTAAPDEAVQDVLHDVMQIINQGPERLLWQCGPMDEEELALTLSIAERAGIALTDSLTHPGSVPKYRDGKRIPNYIGTLAVYGYSPRVYNYLHTRDKLNPQSQQCLFFMKSKLGQVSTPFSEGRLKRKLRIVQLTRNAAHISPFTDHGLVMDYRSFLRHVDRHLDVSPALRERRCRLMASVPDTPSDVASKLPATPMSPNYFFARLNQLVEKLIVERAYDYTGLYDVGRCGMSAVRNVARTRRGFSGWYGRALMGDALQATLSVAYTSGTNVVAFIGDGAKGLVPEILPSFIENALNYPDRMRKNFTVFYFMNGGHSVINTYQERILFNRTSRQMRLVNLMSADWEEDICGLQVCARTLDSFDADMLAEALQKPGRVNLFSVVVGHNNEGDGISLATATGWQRDEMQIEPAAVADDVPLIV; encoded by the coding sequence ATGGATATGACGGCTATAGGCGTGGTTGTTGTCACGCGCCGCCGCGAGTTCTTTGAAACCGGTCTCAGTGTGTTGAACGATGTGCGCGGCGAAGTATTCCAGCACGTGGAAATTGATGCCGACATCGACTATGCACCAGCACAGTCGGTGTCGAACCCGGTATATCTCGAAGCGTGCGACAAGGCGGTGCGCTTCCTCGCCGCGCGCCAGGAACGCTTGGCGATCAAGGTGATCCAAGCCGACAGTCTGGAGGCGGCGTTCGACAAAATTACCGCCTCGCCCACGCAGGGCGGCTTCCAGATTTGCATGCTGTTCATCGATTACGCCGATCCGCTGTACGATGGCATCAGCCCGCAAGAAATCGACGAGCAGCTTGCTAGCTTCCACGCGCGCCTGCAAGAGGCGGCGGTGCCGGCATTCTGCTCTTCGTTTTCGACGGCGGTATTCACCTCGCCGCACGAGAACCGCATCCGCTACCAGCCGATGGAATACATCGAATGCATCCTGCCGTCCGAAAGGGCGGTGCTGCAGACGGAGTTGCTCTGCCTGTGGATGGATTTCCTCGAACTCAGTTATGTCAATCGCCGCGCCAAGACCGACACACGCGGCCCGCGCAGGAATACGCTGGCCTGCTTCCTGACCGGCTTCCTGTCCGGGCGCGCCTGCAGTGACTGGCTCGGTTTTTACTTCACCGGTTCGCTGGTGTCCAATCTGATCAATTATTTTGAAGTGGAAGCGAACCGGCTTGGCGCGCTGGTGCTACGTGGACCGAGCGAACACAGCCTGGCTTGCGGCGCGATGGCCAACTGGCAGCTTTACAAGAAGCCGTTCGCAGTGATCGTTACCAGCGGCATGATCGACGAATTCCGGGGTACGCTCGCCAACCTGCGCGAGGCGCGCGCCAAGGGCTTCATCGTATGCGCGGAAAACCGTGCCAGCCAGTGGTTTGCGTTCCAGGGCACGATTTCTAGCGAGGAGGATACGCGTGCGGTGCTGCAGGCGCGCGGCATTCCTTATGTGTACATGGAAGACGTCGACAATATCGCTGAAGACCTTCGACGCGCGGTGGCGCTGTACGACGCAGGGCAGGGGCCGGTGGTGCTGTTGGCGACGCAGGCAGTGCTCGACGCCGGCGACGAACTGGATCCGGCTCTGTTTGCACCTGCGGTCAACGAGTGCACGGCAGCGCCCGACGAGGCGGTGCAGGATGTTTTGCACGACGTGATGCAGATCATCAACCAAGGGCCGGAACGGCTGCTGTGGCAATGCGGGCCGATGGATGAGGAAGAACTGGCGTTGACCTTGTCGATCGCCGAGCGTGCCGGCATCGCGCTGACCGATTCCCTCACCCATCCCGGTTCGGTGCCGAAGTACCGCGACGGCAAGCGTATTCCAAATTACATCGGCACGCTGGCAGTGTACGGCTACAGCCCGCGCGTGTACAACTATTTGCATACCAGGGACAAGCTCAATCCGCAGTCGCAGCAATGCCTGTTCTTCATGAAAAGCAAGCTTGGGCAGGTCAGTACGCCGTTTTCGGAAGGCCGGCTGAAGCGCAAGCTGAGAATCGTGCAACTGACCCGCAACGCCGCACACATTTCACCCTTTACCGACCATGGGTTGGTGATGGACTACCGTAGCTTCCTGCGCCATGTGGACCGCCACCTCGACGTGTCGCCGGCCTTGCGCGAACGCCGCTGTCGACTGATGGCCTCGGTGCCGGACACGCCGTCGGATGTGGCAAGCAAACTGCCGGCGACACCGATGAGCCCGAACTATTTTTTCGCGCGCCTGAATCAACTGGTGGAAAAGCTGATCGTCGAGCGCGCTTACGACTACACCGGCCTGTACGACGTCGGCCGCTGCGGCATGTCGGCGGTCCGCAACGTCGCGCGCACCCGGCGCGGCTTTTCCGGTTGGTACGGACGGGCGCTGATGGGGGATGCGCTGCAGGCCACGCTGAGCGTCGCGTACACCAGCGGCACCAACGTTGTCGCCTTCATCGGCGACGGCGCCAAGGGCCTCGTGCCCGAAATTCTGCCGAGCTTTATCGAGAACGCGCTGAATTATCCTGACCGCATGCGTAAGAATTTCACCGTCTTCTACTTCATGAACGGCGGCCACTCGGTGATCAACACCTACCAGGAGCGCATCCTGTTCAACCGCACCTCGCGCCAGATGCGACTGGTGAACCTGATGTCCGCGGACTGGGAAGAAGACATCTGCGGTCTGCAGGTCTGCGCGCGCACGCTCGACAGCTTCGACGCCGACATGCTGGCCGAGGCGCTGCAGAAGCCGGGGCGCGTCAATCTGTTCTCGGTGGTGGTTGGGCATAACAACGAAGGCGACGGAATAAGCTTGGCGACGGCGACGGGATGGCAGCGCGATGAGATGCAGATTGAGCCGGCTGCCGTGGCGGACGATGTGCCGTTGATCGTGTGA